ATATAACTATATGGGTCGCATCCTTTATTCTCGTTACTACGGCTCGAATCATGAGATAGTTGATGTGCATTTGAATGGCCAAAATGGTCTAATTGAAATTCACATTCCCAGAGGCATTATACTTCAAAGTTCGTTTGACTTTTATGTGCATTACTACCACTCTGGAAATGTAATAAATGCACTTAAATGGGAGACTGATCCGCGAATAAACATACCAAAACCGCAAGCTATCCAAGTGCCGCCTCAATATCAGTACATTCAACAATCTCAAGACTGGCCTTGCCAATCACCACCACCTACTTCACTTTTTCAAGGTTATCCGAAACCAACTATTGATATTGATTTTGTGATGGATAATTCAGCGCCAAAACACTATTTAAAGCTTGAAGATTGTATTCAGGATAAAGATTCGTTGGTTTTTAAATTACCTAAATTCATTAGCCACAAATCTGACAACCCTTTCAGCACAACTTTTCTGCTTAGCTTGGGGCTATGGAGCGGCATAACTAGCAAACGCTACCAAGTTGCTTATGCTGATGAACGCACTGTTTCAACCGGGTTATATGTCGCTGGCGAGCAAAACTCTGGTGCTGGTAAATCACTTGCCATGAATATACTACTCGAACCTTTTTCAAATAGGATCCAGACAAAGATTTCTGAAATAATATCAAGTATTCAAATATATGACGGCATATTAGATGAATTGAATGAATCTCTTGCGGGATGTACTACAAAAGAAGACAGAGCATACAACAGGAAACAGAAAGAAAAAACAAAAAATCATCTTAAGTATCTCAATAAAAAGCTTCATAAATTGCAAAATCTAGCTCCAATAACAAACGTTACATCTCCAGCGTTAAACAGTATGTTAATAGCTACAAATGGATTCTTTTTTGCAGCTTCATCAGAAAACGGATTGTTTATTTCTATTTTAGGTCTACGTGATAATCCTAAATTCAATGACAACGATTTACTTCTTAACGCTCGTGAGGGGGGGTATGTTAATAATATCCGTGCTAATCGGAACGCTTACAGAGGTCAAGCTCGTGGCGCTATCACAAGTTATGCCCAAGAGGGTGGAATTGGATATCTATTATCCGCCAGTGGCAATACTGGTCTTGCC
Above is a window of Methylomonas koyamae DNA encoding:
- a CDS encoding DUF3987 domain-containing protein; this translates as MYEEQVDRSHGENIEKFNSINDPHFLIKGAGFIEDFSSIKYNYMGRILYSRYYGSNHEIVDVHLNGQNGLIEIHIPRGIILQSSFDFYVHYYHSGNVINALKWETDPRINIPKPQAIQVPPQYQYIQQSQDWPCQSPPPTSLFQGYPKPTIDIDFVMDNSAPKHYLKLEDCIQDKDSLVFKLPKFISHKSDNPFSTTFLLSLGLWSGITSKRYQVAYADERTVSTGLYVAGEQNSGAGKSLAMNILLEPFSNRIQTKISEIISSIQIYDGILDELNESLAGCTTKEDRAYNRKQKEKTKNHLKYLNKKLHKLQNLAPITNVTSPALNSMLIATNGFFFAASSENGLFISILGLRDNPKFNDNDLLLNAREGGYVNNIRANRNAYRGQARGAITSYAQEGGIGYLLSASGNTGLAERFLLISEPSLIGYRDRIKEKINGEHILEEYAKRCAICQAFIDDDNALNHEALITLKITVNGWRYIAHFEQDLENKMRPGAELSHPILQRVVGKTKMQVMGIAANMYLLHTENPPANESDDPSIPDEFVVMGINIFKKLIFGVRSYCERKGLISDVPQLTAVYNAFIGKGDNVSYSDQELKKRLQQVKPFKDITEESPRKVIQRAIDYLVQHHVLLIDNNGRYFRNPEKFVPTYQ